One part of the Kiritimatiellia bacterium genome encodes these proteins:
- the topA gene encoding type I DNA topoisomerase, translating into MSSTLVIVESPAKARTLARFLGRDVTVRASMGHIRDLPESEFGVDIEKGFRPTYVVIPSRAKVVRELKAAVKTARRVVLAPDPDREGEAIAWHLREVLAPAAEGLEFVRVSYHEITERAIRQALAAPRDIDMAMVNAQQARRILDRIVGYRVSPFLRRRIAGAASAGRVQTAALRLVCDREKEIRNFRPEEYWVIGVRAAKRVEPRTPFIARLAKVGGEKPAIRTAADADALRRELDDRPLRVVTIERKTVERRAPPPFVTSTLQQAASREAGFSPSKTMRIAQTLYEGVDLGDGPVGLITYMRTDSVAVAAEAREACRRLIAERYGPDYVPATPNVFRSKAHAQQAHEAIRPTDVSRTPESVAARLKPEERRLYELIWRRFVASQMAPARLAQLQVEIEAVPPASGGRPIIFRASASNVEFPGYLAAAGTEAVAAPTPGAEGEEEAEEAQTLPPLEEGEWLDRVGDWLAEQKFTKPPRRYSDATLVRAMEERGIGRPSTYAATVQLLYDRRYVQREKRTIAPTELGMAVNDYLAERLPELFDIGFTAAMEEQLDEVEEGRVDWREMLRRFHEQFQAWLTEARGADPHPDATRRVLELLGQVREWIPPRVPGRRAFDERKFVESLRRRLEEGGALTERQAGVLRRIAWTYADQVPELAALLKELGWPSPAAEPAPPSPAEQDRVKQLFAALEGVRFEPARRTRGRSFDDAKFVASLKRQFEGGRPLSARQMDALVQIARRYGVEPSAGAPPAAGDAPSSAEERAEWESLLQAAREIREWKAPSQSRGRTWDDRQFFESLERQFREKGRLSPRQTSALRRLLARYGRTAGKEVPPPAAQND; encoded by the coding sequence ATGAGTTCAACGCTGGTCATTGTCGAGTCGCCGGCGAAGGCGCGTACGCTGGCCCGATTTTTGGGCCGCGACGTAACGGTGCGCGCTTCGATGGGGCACATCCGCGATCTGCCCGAGTCGGAGTTCGGCGTGGACATCGAGAAGGGATTCCGGCCGACGTACGTGGTGATTCCCTCGCGAGCAAAAGTGGTGCGCGAGCTGAAGGCGGCGGTGAAGACGGCGCGACGGGTCGTGCTGGCGCCCGACCCGGATCGGGAAGGGGAGGCAATCGCCTGGCATCTGCGCGAGGTGTTGGCGCCGGCGGCGGAAGGGTTGGAGTTCGTCCGGGTCAGCTACCACGAGATCACGGAGCGGGCGATCCGGCAGGCGCTCGCCGCGCCGCGCGACATCGACATGGCGATGGTGAACGCGCAGCAGGCGCGGCGGATTCTGGACCGCATTGTGGGCTACCGGGTGAGTCCGTTTCTGCGGCGCCGTATCGCCGGCGCCGCCAGCGCCGGTCGGGTACAGACCGCCGCGTTGCGGCTGGTTTGCGACCGCGAGAAGGAAATCCGCAACTTCCGCCCGGAGGAGTACTGGGTCATCGGCGTGCGGGCAGCGAAACGGGTCGAGCCGCGCACGCCGTTCATCGCGCGGCTCGCGAAGGTCGGCGGGGAGAAACCGGCGATTCGCACCGCGGCGGACGCCGACGCGCTGCGGCGCGAGCTGGACGACCGGCCGCTGCGCGTCGTGACGATCGAGCGGAAGACCGTCGAACGGCGTGCGCCGCCCCCGTTTGTGACCAGCACTCTGCAACAGGCGGCAAGTCGGGAGGCCGGCTTCTCGCCGTCGAAGACGATGCGGATTGCGCAGACGCTGTATGAGGGCGTCGACCTCGGTGACGGACCGGTCGGATTGATCACCTACATGCGCACCGACTCGGTCGCGGTGGCGGCGGAGGCGCGCGAGGCGTGCCGGCGACTGATCGCGGAGCGGTACGGTCCCGACTATGTGCCGGCGACGCCGAACGTGTTTCGCAGCAAAGCACACGCGCAGCAGGCGCACGAGGCGATCCGGCCGACCGACGTCAGCCGCACGCCGGAATCGGTGGCGGCGCGCCTGAAGCCCGAAGAGCGGCGGCTGTATGAGCTGATCTGGCGTCGTTTCGTCGCCAGCCAGATGGCACCGGCGCGGCTGGCACAGCTGCAGGTCGAGATTGAGGCAGTCCCGCCGGCTAGCGGGGGGCGGCCGATCATATTCCGCGCATCCGCCTCGAACGTCGAATTTCCCGGGTACCTGGCGGCGGCCGGCACGGAGGCGGTCGCTGCGCCGACGCCGGGGGCGGAGGGCGAGGAGGAGGCGGAGGAGGCGCAGACGCTGCCGCCGCTGGAGGAGGGGGAATGGCTGGACCGGGTCGGTGACTGGCTTGCGGAACAGAAGTTCACGAAGCCACCGCGCCGCTACTCGGACGCGACGCTCGTGCGCGCGATGGAGGAGCGCGGCATCGGCCGGCCCAGCACCTATGCGGCCACGGTGCAGCTGCTCTACGACCGGCGCTACGTGCAGCGGGAAAAACGCACGATCGCGCCGACCGAGCTGGGCATGGCGGTCAACGACTACTTGGCAGAGCGCCTTCCGGAACTGTTCGACATCGGGTTCACGGCCGCGATGGAAGAGCAGCTCGATGAAGTGGAGGAGGGACGCGTGGACTGGCGCGAGATGCTGCGCCGGTTTCACGAGCAATTTCAGGCGTGGCTGACGGAAGCGCGCGGCGCGGATCCTCACCCCGATGCGACCCGCCGCGTGCTGGAGCTGCTCGGACAGGTGCGCGAGTGGATACCCCCCAGAGTGCCGGGTCGGCGCGCCTTCGATGAACGCAAGTTTGTCGAATCGCTCCGCCGCCGGCTCGAGGAGGGCGGCGCTCTGACGGAGCGTCAGGCCGGCGTGCTGCGGCGGATCGCATGGACCTATGCGGACCAGGTGCCCGAGCTGGCCGCGCTGTTGAAGGAGCTCGGCTGGCCATCGCCCGCCGCGGAGCCGGCACCACCCAGCCCGGCCGAGCAGGATCGCGTCAAGCAGCTCTTCGCGGCGTTGGAGGGCGTCAGGTTCGAACCGGCCCGCCGGACGCGTGGGCGCTCGTTCGATGACGCGAAGTTCGTCGCCTCGCTCAAGCGGCAGTTCGAGGGCGGCCGGCCGCTGAGCGCGCGGCAAATGGACGCGCTGGTGCAGATCGCCCGCCGCTACGGCGTTGAACCGTCGGCTGGAGCGCCGCCCGCGGCGGGGGATGCGCCGAGCAGCGCGGAGGAACGCGCCGAGTGGGAGTCGCTGCTGCAGGCCGCTCGGGAGATCCGTGAGTGGAAGGCGCCCAGTCAGTCCCGCGGCCGCACATGGGACGACCGGCAGTTCTTCGAGTCGCTCGAACGCCAGTTTCGAGAAAAAGGCCGGCTGTCGCCGCGGCAAACCAGCGCGCTGAGGCGTCTGCTGGCGCGGTATGGCCGCACCGCGGGCAAAGAGGTGCCTCCGCCGGCGGCGCAGAATGATTGA
- the dprA gene encoding DNA-processing protein DprA — translation MTEREAYIALNLMGQIGPVRARSLAARLGSLAAIFEASERELCSADGIGPELAAHIVRRRGEVEPVREEEAARGLGARIVTPADAGYPEPLRTIHDPPLALYVVGEWTAADRHAIAVVGSRRCTHYGRSTADRLAAQLAGAGVTVVSGLARGIDMAAHEGALRGGGRTIAVLGGALDRLYPAEAGPLADRIAERGAVISEYPLGREPDRTTFPYRNRLISGLSMGVVIVEADRQSGAMITAAQALEQGRLVFAVPGRVDQPMSRGPHQLIRQGARLVEDARDVLEEFEYLFPPGATTTPTAEEPAPAAFAFSDEEARIVEVLSEGELDADSLARRAGLPPAKLGPLLVGLEIKRVVRMLPGRLVALTVKVRRKAQPE, via the coding sequence GTGACCGAGCGCGAAGCGTACATTGCGCTCAACCTGATGGGCCAGATCGGGCCGGTGCGCGCGCGATCGCTGGCCGCCCGGCTGGGGTCGCTGGCCGCGATTTTTGAAGCATCCGAGCGCGAGCTGTGCTCGGCGGATGGCATCGGTCCGGAGCTGGCGGCGCACATTGTGCGTCGTCGTGGAGAGGTGGAGCCGGTGCGCGAGGAGGAGGCGGCTCGCGGGCTGGGGGCGCGCATTGTGACGCCGGCGGACGCGGGCTATCCCGAGCCGCTGCGCACGATCCACGACCCGCCGCTGGCGCTCTACGTGGTGGGGGAGTGGACGGCCGCCGACCGGCATGCGATTGCGGTGGTGGGTTCGCGCCGCTGCACGCACTACGGCCGCTCCACCGCCGACCGGCTCGCCGCGCAGCTTGCCGGCGCGGGCGTGACGGTGGTCAGCGGGCTGGCGCGCGGCATCGACATGGCGGCGCATGAGGGGGCGCTGCGCGGCGGCGGGCGGACGATCGCGGTGCTCGGCGGCGCGCTGGACCGGTTGTACCCGGCTGAAGCCGGACCACTCGCGGACCGGATTGCGGAGCGGGGCGCGGTGATCTCCGAATATCCACTGGGGCGGGAGCCGGACCGCACCACCTTTCCCTACCGCAACCGGCTGATCAGCGGTCTTTCAATGGGTGTGGTGATCGTCGAGGCGGACCGGCAGAGCGGGGCGATGATCACCGCGGCGCAGGCGCTGGAGCAGGGGCGGCTGGTGTTCGCGGTGCCCGGACGGGTGGACCAGCCGATGTCGCGAGGGCCTCACCAGCTGATCCGGCAGGGCGCACGGTTGGTCGAGGACGCGCGGGACGTCTTGGAGGAGTTTGAATATCTCTTTCCACCCGGCGCGACAACGACGCCCACCGCGGAGGAGCCGGCGCCCGCCGCGTTTGCGTTCAGCGACGAGGAAGCGCGAATTGTCGAGGTGTTGAGCGAGGGGGAGCTGGATGCGGACTCGCTCGCGCGCCGAGCGGGGCTGCCGCCGGCGAAGCTCGGGCCGCTGCTGGTGGGATTGGAAATCAAACGGGTGGTCCGTATGCTGCCGGGCCGGCTCGTCGCGCTGACGGTGAAGGTGCGGCGGAAGGCGCAACCGGAATGA
- the aroB gene encoding 3-dehydroquinate synthase — MTSVVHVELGERGYPIAIGRGVLCDLGRWWQEAGLGRRSLVVTDSNVGPLYGEAVRAQLAQAGVSAALATVAAGEGSKTIERWSELLYAAVEAGLDRRSAIVALGGGVIGDLAGFVAATFLRGIRYVQVPTSLLAMVDSSVGGKTGLDLRCGKNLVGAFHQPSLVVADLETLRTLPEREHRAGLAEVIKYGVILDAALFERLEASAARLMDPAWSGLDEVIAACCRLKARVVAADEREGGLRAILNYGHTLGHALEAATGYERLLHGEAVAIGMVYAAELSVRRAGLRREECDRLVRLLRAVGLPVTVAGLGVEWERVEAAMGLDKKAADRVPRFVLAETIGRVRPGVEVPAAELKEAWDALAQ; from the coding sequence ATGACATCGGTGGTTCACGTTGAGCTGGGGGAGCGCGGGTATCCGATCGCGATTGGTCGTGGTGTGCTGTGTGATCTCGGTCGCTGGTGGCAGGAGGCGGGACTGGGCCGGCGCTCGCTGGTGGTGACGGACTCGAACGTCGGGCCGCTCTACGGCGAGGCGGTGCGGGCGCAACTTGCGCAGGCGGGCGTGAGCGCCGCGCTGGCGACGGTGGCGGCGGGGGAGGGTTCGAAAACCATCGAGCGGTGGAGCGAGCTGCTGTACGCGGCGGTGGAAGCGGGGTTGGATCGCCGCTCCGCGATCGTGGCGTTGGGTGGGGGAGTGATCGGGGATCTGGCGGGGTTTGTGGCGGCGACCTTTCTGCGAGGTATTCGCTATGTGCAGGTGCCGACGTCGCTGCTGGCGATGGTGGACAGCTCGGTAGGCGGGAAGACCGGGCTCGATCTGCGATGTGGGAAGAACCTGGTCGGCGCATTTCATCAGCCCTCGCTGGTGGTGGCGGACCTGGAAACGCTGCGCACTCTGCCGGAGCGGGAGCATCGGGCGGGCCTGGCGGAGGTGATCAAGTACGGTGTAATTCTGGATGCCGCGCTGTTCGAGCGGCTCGAGGCCAGCGCGGCGAGGTTGATGGATCCGGCCTGGTCGGGCCTGGACGAGGTGATTGCAGCCTGTTGCCGGCTGAAGGCTCGGGTGGTCGCGGCGGACGAGCGGGAGGGAGGACTTCGGGCGATTCTGAACTATGGCCATACGCTCGGCCATGCATTGGAGGCCGCGACAGGCTACGAGCGGCTGTTGCATGGGGAGGCCGTCGCGATTGGGATGGTGTATGCCGCCGAACTCTCGGTGCGGCGGGCCGGACTACGGCGGGAGGAGTGCGACCGGCTGGTGCGCCTGCTGCGCGCGGTGGGTCTGCCAGTGACAGTGGCGGGTCTGGGTGTGGAGTGGGAGCGTGTGGAAGCGGCGATGGGGCTGGACAAGAAGGCGGCAGACCGGGTGCCGCGGTTCGTGCTGGCCGAGACGATCGGGCGGGTCCGGCCCGGCGTTGAGGTGCCGGCGGCGGAACTGAAGGAGGCATGGGATGCCCTCGCTCAGTGA
- a CDS encoding NADP-dependent malic enzyme, which yields MTTPSSSVPPPGAAARADEPARQAMRLHPFYRGKIETGIKCAVRSMEDFAIWYSPGVAAPCRAIAADPAAADEHTNRWNTVAVVSDGSRVLGLGDIGPLAALPVMEGKALLFKYLGGVDAVPLVVDVHEPESLVRLVLAVQPSFGGINLEDIAQPKCFEVLDRLRAEAAIPVWHDDQQGTATVILAGLINALKVVGKRLEEVRIAFIGAGASNTAAARLAFAAGADPARCRVVDRGGILGRHRSDIARQRGEYAAKWRLCEMTNADGATGGAAEAIEGADVVIACSTPGPGTIRPEWVRRMREGAIVFACANPVPEIWPWEAAEAGVAVFATGRSDFPNQVNNSLCFPGLFRGVLDVRATTITDGMCLAAARSLAESVGSSLRADRILPTMEDWEVFPAEAAAVAMQAQAEGVARRRLAREEAHAIATATIRRARAMAADAMRLGHVPLPP from the coding sequence ATGACGACACCGTCCAGTTCCGTCCCCCCGCCGGGGGCGGCGGCGCGCGCGGACGAGCCCGCGCGCCAGGCAATGCGACTGCATCCTTTTTATCGCGGAAAGATCGAAACGGGGATCAAGTGTGCGGTCCGCAGCATGGAGGACTTTGCGATTTGGTATTCGCCCGGCGTTGCGGCACCGTGCCGGGCGATTGCGGCGGACCCGGCCGCGGCCGATGAACATACGAACCGCTGGAACACTGTCGCCGTGGTCAGCGACGGGAGCCGCGTACTAGGGCTGGGGGACATCGGTCCGCTCGCTGCGCTGCCGGTGATGGAGGGCAAGGCGCTGCTGTTCAAGTACCTGGGCGGGGTGGATGCGGTGCCGCTGGTGGTGGATGTGCACGAACCGGAGAGCCTTGTTCGGTTGGTGCTGGCGGTGCAGCCATCGTTCGGTGGGATCAACTTGGAGGACATCGCGCAGCCCAAATGTTTTGAGGTGCTGGATCGGCTGCGGGCAGAAGCGGCGATCCCGGTGTGGCACGACGACCAGCAGGGCACCGCGACCGTGATCCTCGCGGGGCTGATCAACGCGTTGAAGGTGGTCGGCAAGCGGCTGGAGGAGGTCCGGATTGCCTTTATCGGCGCGGGCGCCTCCAACACGGCGGCGGCGCGGCTCGCATTTGCGGCGGGCGCGGACCCTGCGCGTTGCCGCGTCGTGGACCGCGGTGGGATCCTCGGCCGGCATCGATCGGATATCGCGCGGCAGCGGGGTGAATATGCGGCGAAGTGGCGACTCTGCGAAATGACCAACGCGGACGGAGCGACAGGGGGCGCCGCGGAAGCGATCGAGGGGGCGGACGTCGTGATCGCCTGTTCGACGCCGGGACCGGGGACGATCCGGCCGGAATGGGTCCGGCGGATGCGGGAGGGGGCGATCGTGTTTGCGTGTGCAAATCCGGTGCCCGAGATCTGGCCGTGGGAGGCGGCGGAGGCGGGGGTGGCGGTGTTTGCGACGGGACGGTCGGACTTTCCGAACCAGGTGAACAACTCGCTGTGTTTCCCGGGGCTGTTTCGCGGCGTGCTCGACGTGCGGGCGACGACGATCACCGACGGCATGTGTCTGGCGGCGGCCCGTTCGCTGGCGGAGTCGGTGGGTTCCTCGCTACGGGCGGACCGGATTCTGCCGACGATGGAGGACTGGGAGGTGTTCCCGGCGGAGGCGGCGGCGGTGGCGATGCAGGCGCAGGCGGAGGGTGTGGCGCGGCGTCGACTCGCGCGCGAGGAGGCGCACGCGATCGCGACCGCCACGATTCGGCGTGCGCGGGCGATGGCGGCCGATGCGATGCGATTGGGGCACGTGCCGCTGCCGCCGTGA
- a CDS encoding type II secretion system GspH family protein, with the protein MNATRPIAPRRGVTLVEMLVIIGIIAILMMLIVPTLGPALEKARQAACSNHLTQCYKVVMQYAADNAGRLPPANADNPATFHLGENEIITAYMTRQGLPPLIWYCPSLMRQDPVNRGPQNWMNPNTSQAQYNEFRIGYAYNGAPEGAVEKYKTPYPQSSTDLNESMVLLADVCSAPRPSPLEGDKVRFWLTFPHAGPARPQVCKICTGGGGVIDKPRQTMYRTYSYIAAVDLYW; encoded by the coding sequence ATGAACGCGACACGACCGATCGCACCCCGCCGCGGCGTCACGCTGGTCGAAATGCTGGTGATCATCGGCATCATCGCCATCCTGATGATGCTGATTGTGCCCACGCTCGGGCCGGCGCTCGAAAAAGCACGGCAGGCCGCGTGCAGCAATCATCTCACGCAGTGCTACAAGGTCGTGATGCAGTATGCCGCCGACAATGCCGGCCGTCTTCCCCCCGCCAACGCAGACAACCCCGCGACGTTTCATCTCGGCGAAAACGAGATCATCACCGCCTACATGACCCGACAGGGCCTGCCTCCGCTGATCTGGTACTGCCCCTCGTTGATGCGCCAGGACCCCGTCAACCGCGGCCCGCAGAACTGGATGAACCCCAACACCTCCCAGGCCCAGTACAACGAGTTCCGCATCGGCTACGCCTACAATGGCGCGCCCGAAGGCGCGGTCGAAAAATACAAGACCCCCTATCCGCAAAGCAGCACCGATCTCAATGAAAGCATGGTGCTGCTGGCAGACGTTTGCTCCGCCCCGCGCCCCTCGCCGCTGGAGGGCGACAAGGTGCGGTTCTGGCTGACCTTCCCGCACGCCGGCCCCGCTCGCCCCCAGGTCTGCAAGATCTGCACCGGCGGTGGCGGCGTGATCGACAAGCCGCGGCAAACAATGTATCGCACCTACTCCTATATCGCGGCGGTGGACCTCTATTGGTAG
- a CDS encoding DUF2271 domain-containing protein, with translation MREHAAAFAAVTLLLWGVRVALAAPTGGTLELGVTIRGDSTGFGPRHVVAVWIEDAQGRWVRTLAVEGRKQWRRLEAWRAAAGRLAGPDAVTGATRTDWGRLTASWDGLMAGGTPAPDGEYRVRIETTWWNGAGPRVDNLKFTKGPSPQQVTLPDTGPFREIRLDWKPAAPPSQ, from the coding sequence ATGCGAGAGCATGCAGCGGCGTTTGCGGCGGTGACGCTGCTGCTGTGGGGCGTGCGCGTGGCGCTTGCGGCACCAACTGGCGGCACGTTGGAGCTCGGCGTGACGATCCGCGGCGACTCGACCGGGTTCGGGCCGCGCCACGTGGTGGCGGTCTGGATCGAGGATGCGCAGGGGCGGTGGGTGCGGACGCTGGCGGTCGAAGGGCGCAAACAGTGGCGGCGGCTGGAGGCGTGGCGGGCGGCGGCGGGCCGCCTGGCCGGCCCGGACGCGGTAACCGGCGCGACGAGGACCGACTGGGGTCGCCTCACGGCCAGTTGGGACGGTTTGATGGCGGGTGGAACGCCCGCGCCGGACGGTGAGTACCGTGTCCGGATCGAGACGACCTGGTGGAATGGTGCGGGGCCGCGGGTGGACAACTTGAAGTTCACGAAGGGGCCATCGCCGCAGCAGGTCACCCTTCCGGACACCGGTCCCTTCCGCGAGATCCGCCTCGACTGGAAACCCGCTGCTCCGCCGTCGCAGTAG
- a CDS encoding phosphoglycerate kinase has translation MNKLTVRDVDVRGRRVLSRVDFNVPIQDGRVADDTRIRGALPTIQYILDHGASLVLMSHLGRPKGKGFEAAFSLRPVADRLAELLGRPVKFGPDCVAEETLAMARALRPGEVMLVENTRFYPDEGKVKLPDTATEEETKAAKAKAKQQQAELAEKLAKLGDGEVFVNDAFGSAHRAHASTALVCKYYRYNVAGFLMEKEIEYLSRALTNPERPFVAILGGAKVSDKVNVIQNLLTKVDALLIGGAMAYTFYRARGLPTGDSLVEADKTELARELLDRAAAANVKLLLPVDHVIADKFDAAAATEIVGERGIRDGWRALDIGPETVRKFSEVIRGAKTVVWNGPMGCFEMEPFAKGTFAIARAIAETKCLSIIGGGDSVSAVNRSGLADKMSHISTGGGASLEFLEGKELPGVAALTDRA, from the coding sequence ATGAACAAGCTGACGGTTCGCGATGTGGATGTCCGCGGGCGGCGTGTGCTCTCGCGGGTCGATTTCAATGTGCCCATTCAAGATGGCCGCGTGGCGGACGATACGCGCATCCGCGGCGCGCTACCGACCATCCAGTACATTCTGGACCACGGCGCCTCGTTGGTGCTGATGAGCCATCTCGGCCGGCCGAAGGGCAAGGGATTCGAGGCGGCGTTCTCGCTGCGGCCGGTGGCCGACCGGCTCGCCGAGCTGCTGGGGCGGCCGGTGAAGTTCGGGCCGGACTGCGTTGCGGAGGAAACGCTCGCGATGGCGCGCGCGTTGAGGCCCGGTGAGGTGATGCTGGTGGAAAACACGCGGTTCTATCCCGATGAGGGCAAGGTGAAGCTGCCCGACACCGCCACCGAGGAGGAAACGAAGGCGGCTAAGGCGAAAGCGAAGCAGCAACAGGCGGAGCTGGCGGAGAAGCTCGCGAAACTGGGCGACGGCGAGGTGTTTGTGAACGACGCGTTCGGATCCGCCCATCGCGCGCACGCATCGACCGCGCTGGTATGCAAATACTACCGGTACAACGTCGCCGGTTTCCTGATGGAGAAGGAGATCGAGTACCTGAGCCGCGCGCTCACCAATCCGGAGCGGCCGTTTGTGGCGATTCTCGGCGGCGCGAAGGTCAGCGACAAGGTGAATGTGATCCAGAACCTGTTGACGAAGGTGGACGCACTGCTGATCGGTGGTGCGATGGCCTACACGTTCTACCGCGCGCGCGGCCTGCCGACCGGCGATTCGTTAGTGGAAGCAGACAAGACCGAGCTGGCGCGTGAGCTCTTGGACCGCGCCGCTGCGGCCAACGTGAAGTTGTTGCTGCCGGTCGACCACGTGATCGCGGACAAGTTCGATGCGGCGGCGGCGACCGAGATCGTCGGCGAGCGCGGCATCCGCGACGGCTGGCGCGCGCTCGACATCGGGCCGGAGACGGTCCGCAAGTTTTCCGAGGTGATTCGGGGCGCGAAGACGGTGGTGTGGAACGGCCCGATGGGATGCTTTGAGATGGAGCCGTTCGCAAAGGGCACCTTTGCGATTGCGCGCGCGATCGCGGAGACGAAGTGTCTGAGCATCATCGGGGGCGGTGACAGCGTCAGCGCGGTCAACCGTAGCGGTCTGGCCGACAAGATGAGTCACATTAGCACCGGCGGCGGCGCGAGTCTGGAGTTTCTGGAAGGGAAGGAGCTGCCGGGCGTCGCCGCGCTCACGGATCGCGCCTGA
- the gap gene encoding type I glyceraldehyde-3-phosphate dehydrogenase: MAIKVGINGFGRIGRLAFRAAIERGDVEVVGINDLFDSKQLAYLLKYDSLHGKFAGSVEAAEGALIVNGKRIRLTAEKDPANLRWGDVGADYVLECTGLFLEKAKAEAHLKAGARRVVMSAPSKDDTPMFVMGVNHKTYKGEAIVSNASCTTNCLAPIAKVLHDNWGIVEGLMTTVHATTATQKTVDGPGGKKDFRGGRAASGNIIPSSTGAAKAVGKVIPSLKGKLTGMAFRVPTLNVSVVDLTCRLEKAPGPDAASAYEAIKAAMKAASEGELKGILGYTEDEVVSSDFNHDPRTSIFDANAGIMLNPTFVKVVAWYDNEWGYSNKLLDLILHMETVR, from the coding sequence ATGGCGATCAAGGTTGGTATCAACGGGTTTGGCCGGATCGGGCGGCTGGCGTTTCGCGCCGCGATCGAGCGGGGCGACGTCGAAGTGGTGGGCATCAACGACTTGTTCGACTCGAAGCAGCTGGCCTACCTGCTCAAGTATGACAGCCTTCATGGCAAGTTCGCGGGCAGTGTCGAGGCGGCGGAGGGCGCACTGATCGTGAACGGAAAGCGCATCCGGCTCACCGCGGAGAAGGATCCTGCGAACCTTCGCTGGGGCGACGTCGGCGCGGACTACGTGCTGGAGTGCACCGGACTGTTCTTGGAGAAGGCGAAGGCGGAGGCGCATCTGAAGGCCGGTGCGCGGCGAGTGGTGATGAGCGCGCCGTCGAAGGACGACACCCCGATGTTTGTGATGGGGGTCAATCACAAGACGTACAAAGGTGAGGCGATCGTGTCGAACGCCTCCTGCACCACGAACTGTCTGGCGCCGATTGCGAAGGTGCTGCACGACAACTGGGGAATTGTCGAGGGGCTGATGACAACGGTGCACGCGACGACAGCGACGCAGAAGACAGTGGACGGCCCGGGTGGGAAGAAGGACTTCCGGGGCGGCCGCGCGGCATCGGGCAACATCATTCCCTCCTCCACCGGCGCCGCGAAGGCAGTGGGCAAAGTGATCCCGTCGCTGAAGGGGAAGCTCACCGGCATGGCATTCCGAGTGCCGACGTTGAACGTGTCGGTGGTGGATCTGACCTGCCGTCTCGAGAAGGCGCCGGGTCCCGATGCGGCGAGCGCGTATGAGGCGATCAAGGCGGCGATGAAGGCGGCGTCGGAGGGCGAGCTGAAAGGCATCCTCGGCTACACGGAGGATGAGGTGGTTTCGTCCGATTTCAACCACGATCCGCGCACCTCGATTTTCGACGCGAACGCCGGCATCATGCTGAATCCGACGTTCGTGAAGGTGGTCGCGTGGTACGATAACGAGTGGGGGTATTCGAACAAGCTGCTGGACCTGATCCTGCACATGGAGACGGTCCGCTAA